From a single Entelurus aequoreus isolate RoL-2023_Sb linkage group LG12, RoL_Eaeq_v1.1, whole genome shotgun sequence genomic region:
- the LOC133661276 gene encoding uncharacterized protein LOC133661276, translating into MVRFYWPGIRAHVRRWCAVCPDCQLVNPAATPRAPLRPLPLIEVPFERIGMDLVGPFHPSTQGYRFALVLVDYATRYPEAVPLRSISAKSVAQALFQVISRVGIPKEILTDQGTSFMSRTLKELYGLLGIKSIRTSVYHPQTDGLVERLNRTLKSMIRKFVHEDKPNWHKWLDPLLFAVREVPQASTGFSPFELLFGRKPRGVLDLVKESWEEGPSPSKNEIQYVMDLRAKLHTLGHLSRENLLQAQERQQRLYNRGTQLRQFSPGEKVLVLLPTSSSKLLAKWQGPFVVTRRVGDVDYEVRRADRGGATQIYHLNLLKGWREAEPVSMVTAIAESEELGPEVPPSPRPFPLRCDNNLTPSQKADVANLQQHFADVFSPLPGRTNLTQHHIETNPGVTVRSRPYRLPEHKRKVVREELKAMLELGVIEESHSAWCSPIVLVGKKDGSVRFCVDYRKVNAVSRFDAYPMPRVDELLDRLGTARFFTTLDLTKGYWQIPLSPESKEKTAFSTPEGLYQFVTLPFGLFGAPATFQRLMDRVLRPHAAYAAAYLDDVIIQGNNWAEHVQRVGAVLESLRRAGLTANPAKCAVGRREVQYLGYHLGEGQVRPQIDKTAAVAACPTPKTKKEVRQFLGLVGYYRRFIPRFADLTSPLTDLTRKGAPDLVQ; encoded by the coding sequence ATGGTCCggttctattggccaggcattcgggcacatgtgcgccgctggtgcgcggTTTGCCCGGACTGTCAACTAGTCAACCCCGCGGCCACCCCTAGAGCCCCTTTGCGGCCATTACCACTCATAGAGGTCCCATTTGAGCGAATTGGCATGGACCTTGTCGGACCATTTCATCCGAGCACCCAGGGATATCGCTttgcgctagtcctggtggattacgcaacgcgctatcccgaagcagtcccgctgcgctccatctctgcaaagagtgtcgcgcaggcactgtttcaagttatctcccgagttggaatcccgaaagagattttgactgaccagggcacgtcctttatgtcacgcacgttaaaggagctgtacggattattggggatcaaatccaTACGGACCAGCGTTTACCACCCACAGACTGATGGGCTGGTGGAGCGGTTGAATAGAaccttgaaatccatgatccggaagttcgtacacgaggacaaaccaaattggcataaatggttggatcccctgttatttgcagtgcgggaggttcctcaggcctcaacaggattttctccatttgagctgttgttcggcaggaagccgcgaggggtactggacctagttaaagaaagctgggaggaaggtccaagccccagtaaaaacgaaattcagtacgtcatggacctgagagcaaaactccacacattggggcacttgtcacgtgagaatttgctccaagcccaagaacgtcagcagcgcctgtataacagggggacacaactcagacaattttcaccgggagagaaagtacttgtattactcccaacatccagctccaaattactcgcCAAGTGGCAAGGACCGTTTGTGGTTACACGACGAGTAGGTGACGTGGATTATGAGGTTCGGCGGGCTGACCGGGGCGGGGCGACACAAATATACCACCTCAACCTACTAAAAGGTTGGAGGGAAGCGGagcctgtctccatggtgacggcgatagcggagagcgaggagctggggccggaggttcccccctccccccggcccTTCCCTCTCCGCTGTGATAATAATCTGACGCCGTCACAGAAAGCAGATGTGGCCAATTTGCAGCAACATTTTGCTGACGTGTTCTCCCCCCTGCCAGGCCGCACGAACCTCACCCAACATCACATAGAGACCAACCCAGGCGTGACGGTGAGGTCTCGGCCCTATAGGctgcccgaacacaagcgcaaagtagttcgggaggaattaaaagcaatgctggaattgggggtaatagaGGAGTCACACAGTGCATGGTGCAGCCCCatagttctggtagggaagaaagatgggtctgtgcggttctgtgtggactaccgcaaggtaaatgctgtgtcacgttttgacgcctacccgatgccccgggtcgacgagctcctggaccggttaggcactgctcgttttttcacgacactggatttgactaagggctactggcagattcccttatctccagagtctaaggaaaaaacggcattctccactccggaaggtttataccaattcgtgacccttccgttcggcttgttcggtgcgcctgccacatttcagagactcaTGGACCGAGTGCTGCGTCCCCACGCGGCATATGCTgccgcctatctggatgatgtcatcatccaggggAACAACTGGGCGGAGCATGTGCAGAGGGTGGGAGCGgtactcgagtccctgaggcgggcggggctcaccgccaacccggcgaagtgcgcggttggccggagggaggtacagtatctggggtaccacttgggggaagGTCAGGTGCGGCCTCAGATAGACAAAACCGCAGCAGTTGCGGCCTGCCCGACCCCGAAGAcgaaaaaggaggtgaggcagtttttagggctggtgggctactaccggaggttcattccccggtttgcggacctgaccagcccactaactgacctcacccgaaaaggtgctccagatctggtccagtag